One segment of Gopherus flavomarginatus isolate rGopFla2 chromosome 8, rGopFla2.mat.asm, whole genome shotgun sequence DNA contains the following:
- the GMNC gene encoding geminin coiled-coil domain-containing protein 1, with translation MSTILSCQEPHFGGGQGQDCPCSDSASAASVDVSKETWVSFWASGLPDNTSESPAEGQAPDQFCGLDFTIPDDTWQGDQLSSQLYRNKQLQDTLLQKEEELARLHEENNNLRQYLNSAVVKCLEDKAKKLLLHNGQKKHAILRSGKRKFKEDSYLAPRETPHPSKARRNLLSDFTACEEQAAPPVDTWVLQTLGLKDINTIDESLSANYSALSSELGKSPYCQSHGEAMDYCNDEDPIAAYGCDQMTLINSTAAPGKQASPFIQPLSSAPCASSMLPSGAPFPPYGSPYFANDVSPNKTDMAFTTSVSPHRNVKTHTFHQGQVFVRREEDGGWKFTWVPKQSE, from the exons ATG AGCACCATTCTTTCCTGCCAAGAGCCGCACTTTGgagggggccagggccaggattgCCCCTGTTCCGACTCAGCGTCAGCAGCCAGTGTTGATGTTTCCAAGGAGACTTGGGTTTCGTTCTGGGCTTCTGGTCTCCCGGACAACACCAGCGAGAGCCCAGCAGAAGGACAGGCTCCGG ACCAGTTCTGTGGCTTGGATTTTACTATTCCAGATGACACATGGCAAGGAGATCAGCTGTCCTCCCAGCTCTACAGAAACAAACAG CTTCAAGACACCTTGCTACAGAAGGAAGAGGAACTTGCCAGGTTACATGAAGAAAATAACAACCTCCGACAATACCTGAATTCTGCCGTGGTTAAGTGTTTGGAAGACAAGGCAAAG AAACTACTGCTGCACAACGGTCAGAAGAAACATGCAATTCTCAGAAGTGGCAAGAGGAAATTTAAAGAGGACAGTTACCTGGCCCCTCGAGAGACTCCTCACCCCTCAAAAGCCAGGAGGAACCTGCTCAGTGATTTTACTGCCTGTGAAGAACAAGCTGCTCCGCCCGTGGATACCTGGGTACTGCAAACCCTGGGACTGAAAGATATCAACACCATTGATGAGTCTTTATCAGCTAACTACAGTGCCCTGTCCTCTGAACTTGGAAAAAGCCCATACTGCCAGAGCCATGGGGAGGCAATGGACTATTGTAATGATGAGGACCCAATAGCTGCTTATGGCTGTGATCAGATGACTCTTATAAACAGCACTGCCGCTCCTGGGAAGCAGGCTTCACCCTTCATCCAGCCACTTTCTTCAGCACCATGTGCTTCCTCGATGCTGCCCAGCGGTGCCCCTTTCCCACCTTATGGATCGCCTTACTTTGCCAACGACGTGTCACCAAACAAAACCGACATGGCCTTTACAACCTCCGTGAGCCCCCACCGCAACGTCAAAACACACACCTTCCACCAGGGCCAGGTCTTCGTGCGCCGAGAGGAGGACGGAGGCTGGAAATTTACCTGGGTCCCCAAGCAatcagagtga